One genomic region from Pararge aegeria chromosome 24, ilParAegt1.1, whole genome shotgun sequence encodes:
- the LOC120634508 gene encoding trypsin CFT-1-like yields the protein MWRVCVISILIATLHAQDTILTSDLSTAVEDPSTRIIGGNATTIDKYPFAVQILYNSQLSCGGSLITRRHVLSAAHCFVATNGQQVSPVYFSVRVGSTYLNTGGTIHAVSEVIVHRSYNTPVRDYDIAVMTLATRVTLSSSVGTVYIPVADAVVADYALVTTVGWGRTNSTVSQASSVLNEVQIYTVNHSVCEARYAYLQEITGDPYPISDNMLCAGLIDEGGKDACQGDSGGPLVRGNVLVGVVSWGWGCAQPVFPGVYTRVSAFTTWINSTVSGVPQARINAAVSVQLNLIIVTVALIFIR from the exons ATGTGGCGCGTCTGTGTGATATCCATACTTATCGCGA CACTGCACGCGCAGGATACAATTCTTACGTCCGACCTGTCGACCGCTGTGGAAGACCCCAGCACGAGGATCATTGGTGGCAACGCTACCACGATAGACAAATATCCCTTCGCGGTGCAG ATCCTGTACAACTCCCAGCTTTCCTGCGGTGGCTCTCTGATCACTCGCCGGCATGTCCTGTCGGCCGCGCACTGCTTCGTGGCCAC AAACGGCCAGCAAGTTAGCCCCGTATACTTCAGCGTCCGAGTCGGATCAACGTATCTAAATACTG GTGGTACAATACACGCGGTGTCTGAAGTCATAGTCCACAGGTCCTACAATACACCTGTCCGGGACTACGACATCGCTGTAATGACTCTAGCGACAAGAGTCACGCTGTCCAGCTCAGTCGGCACGGTTTACATACCCGTAGCCGACGCGGTGGTCGCAGACTACGCGCTGGTCACCACTGTGGGGTGGGGCAGGACCAAC TCGACAGTGTCACAAGCATCGTCGGTGCTGAACGAGGTTCAGATCTACACCGTGAACCACTCGGTGTGCGAGGCGCGCTACGCCTATTTGCAGGAGATCACCGGCGACCCCTACCCAATCTCAGACAACATGCTGTGCGCCGGCCTCATCGACGAGGGAG GCAAGGACGCGTGCCAAGGCGACAGCGGTGGGCCGCTGGTCCGCGGCAACGTGCTCGTGGGCGTGGTGTCGTGGGGCTGGGGCTGTGCACAACCGGTGTTCCCCGGTGTGTACACGCGGGTGTCCGCCTTCACCACGTGGATTAATAGCACG